The Planktothrix agardhii NIES-204 genomic interval TGTCAACTTATTTTTCTGTAATTGCGCCTCAACCTCGAATTGCTGTTCCCACTTCCGATCCTTATAATCCAGATTATATTGTACAACCCGGGACGGGTTTAGATGGTGTTGTTAAGATTCAAGATATTCATGGTAGAAGTTGTACAGGCTCATTATTAATTACGGGTAATCATATTTTAACCGCCGCCCATTGTGTCACCGATAAATTGGGGCAACCAGATTATTCTTCCCCCTCAGAATATACCGTTTATTTTAACTTACCATCGGGTCAAATAGCAATTCCGGTTTCTCAAATTTATATTTATCCCGATTGGAATCATGATTTTAATTTTAACAATGATATTGCTATTTTAGAACTGGCTAAACCCGCACCCCAAGAGGCAAATCGCTATGAGATTTATACCAGGTTTGATGAGGTGGGTCAAGTGATGCAAAAAGTAGGTTATGGTGTTCCTGCGACGGGTAATTCAGGACAAAATAGCTATTCTGATCCGGTTCCAACTAAGCGTATAGGAAAAAATCGTTATGATGCTTTGGGGGAGTTATTTAATAGCACTCCTTACCATTATAATAATCAACCTGGCAAACAATTAGTTTATGATTTTGATAATGGTTTAGCCCAAAATGATGCCTTTGGAAAAGAATTTGGGATTAATGATTTAGGATTGGGAGCCGAAGAAATTAATATTAGTCCTGGAGATTCGGGAGGCCCAGGTTTTATTGATGGCAAAATTGCTAGTCTAACCTCCACGGGTTTTACCCCAGCGATGTCGGGTATTGATGTTACCAATAAATTAGATGAGAGCTTTGGGGAATATGCTTCCGATATCCGAGTTTCGGTTTATGCAGATTGGATTAATCAAATTATTAATCCTTTTCCCTATAATGGAAATGATAATATTATTGGCACAATTAATAACGATTTTCTCTATGGATATCAAGGGGATGATACAATTAAAGGTTTAGAGGGAGATGATAATATTTTTGGGGGAAAAGGTTCTGATGATCTCTATGGAGATGAAGGTAATGATACCCTCTATGGAAATTTAGGATTTGATATTATTTGGGGTGGATTAGGGAATGATTTTTTAGCTGGAGGTCAGGATTATGATTATCTATATGGAGAAGCCGGAAATGATACCTTAACGGGAGATTTAGGAACTGATTATTTAACCGGAGGAACAGGATCGGATCTATTTATTCTTTCCTTAGTAACCTCTGGTTCGGATGAACTTTTAGCAGATTCTATCATGGATTTTGAACCCGGTATTGATAAAATTGGTTTAACCCAAGGCTTGACCGAAGCAAATTTAATCTTGGAACCTTCAACCAGTTCCTCCTCTGACACAGTAATTCGTGTTGTGGGGTCAAATCAAGTTCTCGGAACAGTTTATGATATTTCCCCTCAACAACTTCGAGGTTATTTTATTTCCGTTTAACTTGACCTCCCGTGCTAACCTTGCGGATGAAACTATATTTTTTAATGGATTACAACAATGGAAGAAGTGAGTTCTGCGGTTAAACGACTTTATGACACCTATCCCTTTCCCCCTGACCCCCTACTGGATGAACCGCCCCCTGGATATAACTGGCGCTGGTCTTGGCCAGTAGCCTATAGTTTTTGTACGGGTCAGAAGCCCCAAAATCTTGATATCCGTATTTTAGATGCAGGTTGTGGTACGGGTTCGAGTACGGAGTATTTAATTCAACTTAACCCAGAAGCCTCGGTTCTTGGGATTGACCTGAGTGAAGGGGCGATTCAAACAGCAATAGAACGCTGTCGTCGGTCTGGAATTTCTACCCCCGGAACCCCCGCCCCGGAATTTGGCCGTTTAAGTCTTTATGATGTAGGACAGTTGGAGGGACAGTTTGATTTTATTAACTGTGTTGGGGTTTTACACCATTTACCCGATCCAATTCGAGGGATTCAAACCTTAGCATTAAAGTTAGCTCCTGGGGGGTTAATGCACATTTTTGTCTATGCTGAATTGGGACGCTGGGAAATTCAGTTAATGCAAAAAGCGATCGCCCTTTTACAAGCAGAAAAACGGGGAGATTATCAGGACGGGGTGAAAATTGGTCGTCAGATTTTTGAAGCTCTACCGGAAAAAAATCGCCTAGTTACTTATGAATCTAAACGTTGGGGATTGGAAAATCAGCGAGACGAATGTTTTGCAGATATGTATGTTCATCCTCAAGAAATTGACTACAATATTGATAATTTATTTGAGTTAATTGATGCTTCGGGGTTGGAATTTATTGGTTTTTCTAATCCTAATTATTGGAATTTAGAACGCTTAATTGGGAACTCACCGGAGTTGCTAGAACGGGCAAATCAATTGAGCGATCGCCAGCGCTATCGTTTAGTTGAACTCCTTGATCCTGAAATCAGTCATTATGAATTTTTCCTGGGACGTTCCCCCTTACCCCTGAATAAATGGTCAAATGATCAGGAATTATTAGCTGCTATTCCTGAACGTAGTCCTTGTATGAATGGCTGGCCGAGTCAAAATTTATTTGACTATAATTATCAAATTGTGAGTTTATCCGATGCGGAATTTGAGTTTCTCAAAGCCTGTGATCAAAATTCCGAATCTCCTTTAACCGTTGGGGAAATTTTAACTCAAATCTCTTTTGATTTAGAGGGGGTGCGATCGCTTTTCAATCGACAGTTAATTCTATTATCAATCAAGCGGAATTAACCCGAAAGTCAACAGCGATTTAACAACCGTTTCCAAACCTGATTTGATCTGGGGTTTGGAAACGAAACCACTCCTACAAAATAGGCATAGAAGCAGCCAGAGTACATTTATCTGAATAACAGTTATGGAACGCATACCAGAACCGGAAGTCATGGATAATTGGGAAGAAGCCAGGGAATATGATGCCATGGATTTTACCCAAGTGAATCAAGAATTTACAGAATTAGCGATAGAATTAGGGCCAGAAACCGGATTAATATTAGATGCGGGAACCGGGACAGCCCGAATTCCGATTTTAATTGCTCAAAGGCGATCGCAATGGCAAATTACCGGAATTGATTTATCGGCAAATATGCTATTCATCGGGAATCAAAATGTTGAACAAGCGGGGTTAGAGCAGCAAATTAAATTAGAACAAATCGACTCCAAGCAGTTACCCTATCCCGATGCTACCTTTGATATGGTGATTTCTAATAGTATTGTTCACCATTTAACCAATCCTCTGCTATTTTTTCAAGAGATTCAGCGATTATTAAAACCTCAAGGGGGAATATTTCTGAGGGATTTAACTCGTCCGAGTTCTGAAACAGAACTTAATAGTTTAGTTGAACAATATGCACGAGATTGTAATGAACATCAGCAAAAACTATTTAGAGATTCCTTAAATGCGGCTTATACTTTAGATGAAATTATTAATTTTATAGAATCTGTGGGTTTAGAAAATATGAGAATTTATCAATCTTCCGACCGCCATTGGACAGCAGAACGTTCCTATCGCCCTCCGAAATAGTAGTAATAGTATAATCCCAGAAACTCGAACCAACGAAGATGAAGTCCAACAAATTAGGGGATAGTGACTTACTGGTAAGCGAGATATTGGGAGGAGTTAAGGGATCTACCCTCTATTGAAACCGAACGGAAATAGCAGGAGGAATCCCTAATTTGATATCAATAATGATATCTTTAAAGAGCGAAATATAAACGCTTTCAAGTTTATCATTACATTTTTTTGCTAATAAAATAGCATTGAGAACAGCTACGAGGAGTTTATTATTATTGTTTTCTGACTTAATCTGCTCAATCATCTCATTTTTGATATTATCAATTGATCCCCGCAAAGAAGTTTTAATTTGTGGCAAGACTCCGGCTTCAATACTAAAACTATCTACTTTCAATCCTAATTGTTCTGCATAAGGGAGAAATTTTTGATATTCCTCAAGAATTAGATTAATTTTTTCTTGAGCGACAGCAGCCATTTCTGTCGTCTGTTCTTGAACCTGATCTATAACTTTGCCTTGAATTTGTAGGGCTTGTTCAGAGATATTTTGAACCGCTTTTACTTGATTTTTATTTAAAAAATAAACCAGTAAAACTAGAATGACTACAACCAAGAGAAATAGCCAGTTAGAGGAGATAGATGGTAAAGCATCTAATTGACTTAAAACCGGGGGTAAATTAGCCACAGAGAAGATGGGCGAGAAAAATTCAATAGGTGTCATTGTCTTATCTTTAAAGTGCCTATGGTTTAAGGGTCTGATTTGCTAAAAATGTAATTTTAGCATATAATAAAAAAACGTCAACTGGGTTATTTACTGCTTGGCCGAGTTGATTCTTAATAAATCGTGACAGAGTTTTATGAGCCAAATAAAAACAACCATAGAGGTAAAGTTAATAATAATAGCGTAGAACCCATTGCTAAATTAGTAACGGCTAATTCTCGATCTAAATTAAAGGCTTCGGCTAATACCAAAGTTGCAAAAGCCGGAGGAGTTGCCATTTGTAAGACCAAAACTAATAAAGGAGATCCTTTTAATCCTAATAGTGTTAATCCATAACCTAAAACTAAAGGCACAATTAACATTTTAATCGCTAAACTCACAGAAGCAGGTCGGAAATGATGCCAAGAATTAAGCTGACTTAAACGCATTCCCATTAACACTAAAGTTAAGGCTACACTTCCCCAAGCAATGCCGCGTAAACCCTGTTCCATCGGATTTGGTAAAGGAATATTCCGCACCATTAAACCAATTACCATACTAATTAAAGCCGGATTAGTTAATGACACCCCAACTAATTGCCAAGGATCTTGTCTTCCCATACCAAACCTAGCAGCTAAAGCCACCCCCAACCCATAGGCTCCAATCACCGTTCCCAAGCCATCATAAAATATAGCCCAACCAAAATATTTCGGGCCGACTAATGCTAAACTTACAGGGAAACCAATATATCCCGTATTTCCCACCATAGCCGCCAATAAAAAACTCCCTTGACCGGGGAGAGATTGGGGTAAAATATCCCATTTTGGAGTCCGGCTTTGCCAGTATAACCCTATCCCAGCTAACCCCGCACCGAGGAAAATAGCAGCCCAAGCCACTAAGGGAGCAATCCAAATTGAACCCGATAAATCAGCTTTTCTTAAAAAGGCAATAATGGCAATCGGAACCACACCCCAATATAAAATTTTACCTAAATAATAGGGAACAATTTCGGGTAATTTTCGACCCAAAATCCATCCGATTAAAATGCCCCCAACCAGCCATTGATAAAGCGTTAAAAGTTGACTTATAGAATTAGACATAAAGATTAAGTTAAAGTGTTGACCCTTGGCTGTTGACGGACAAGTGCTTGTGATGGATGACTAAATAGGGGATTATCTAATAAAATCGAGACTTTCATGGATGTCAGGAGTCAAACCGTTGAAGAATTCTAGTCTGCCGAAACAGGCCCAAACCTTAGCCGATGGCGTAACAGAAGATATTCCAGAGGCGATACGAGATATTCCCTCGCTTCCGGTGGTTTCCTCTGGCTCCTCTGGGAAGCCGGGGCTATTCTGGAAAATGCTAGGGTTAGCCGTGGTAGCCTTCTGTACCGCCTTAGTTATGAATTATCAATTTGGAATTCTGGCTCCTCGGTCTGATATTCCCGTAGCCCAAACCCCAATTTCTGTGGTTACGCCCTCACCTTCTGCGTCTTTGTCTTCAACTCCCCCGCCAACGAGTTCCCCAACCCCAACCCCAACTCTGACCCTTCCCGAGACTTTATTGGGTCATCTCCCCTATCAAGAAGCCCCGGAATCAGAGTTAAAAAGTATTACGGCCGATGGGGGGCATCGGTTACGCAAAGCTGCCGCCAAAGCCTATCAAGAAATGGAACAGGATGCCAGAGCTAGTGGGGTCAGTTTAGTTCCGATTTCAACCTTTCGCAGTGTTAAAGACCAGGAAACGATCTTTTTTGAAATCAAAGCCCAACGGGGACAAATGGCAACTAAACGGGCAGAGGTCAGTGCTCCTCCGGGTTATAGTGAACATCATACGGGTTATGCCATTGATATTGGAGATGGGGGCAGACCCTCTACGGATTTGAATGTCAGTTTTGAAGAAACCCCGGCGTTTCAATGGTTAAAAGATCATGCCGCTTTTCATAGTTTTGAGTTATCCTTTCCTAAAGACAATCCCCAAGGAGTGAGTTATGAACCTTGGCATTGGCGTTTTGTGGGCGATCGCGATAGTTTGGAAACTTTTTACAAAGCCAGAAACCGGAAGGAAAATTGATGAGAACTACCAGTTTAAATCTAATTGCCATTAGTGTTTTCTGTATGACTCTATCGGTGTTATTAAGTCCGGTATTAAATATTTCGCCCTTGATTCCGGCGGGGATTACTTTTTTTTTATTGGGGGTTGCCACTTTAGATGTTTTTCAGTTTCAAGGTCAGGGGGCGAGTTTATTAATAGATGGGTTAGCAGGAACTTCCGCATCAACTCAGGAGCGAATTTTACACCATGAAGCGGGACATTTTTTGGTAGCCTATTTGATGGAAATTCCTATTCAGGGATATGCCTTAAATGGCTGGGAAGCCTTTAAACAAGGATTTAAAGCTCAAGGGGGGGTGCAGTTTGCTGATCAACTTTTATGGGAACAATTGCAACAGGGTCAGATTTCTGCTCAGGTTTTAGATCGTTATTGTGCAGTTTGGATGGCGGGAATTGCCGCAGAAACTTTAATATTTAAAAAAGCCGAAGGAGGACGGGAAGATCGAAATAAAATTATAGCAATTTGGACTCAGCTACAACGCCCTTTAAGTGAAGCTAAAATTAAGGAGCGTTGGGCAATATTACAGGCTAAAACATTAATTGAAACTCACAAAGTGGCTTATTTGGGTTTAGTGGAAGCGATGAGAAATCGGGCTTCTGTAGAAGATTGTTGTCTAGGAATAGAACAGCAAAAGCAATAATATAGAAAATAGTTCGACGGGATAACTGCCGATTATTCAAGCAAAAGGGAAAATTCTATGACCTTTGAACAAATCTATCAATTTTTCCAAGAACCGCCACCTATCTATCTTAATAAAGAACTGGCGGTTTGCTATATTTTATCTGTATTTCTCCAAAGGGACTCCTATGGAACTGAACTAATTGAACAACTGGAGCAGGAATATTCTAACTATAGATTATCCGATACTGTTCTTTACAGCGCCCTCAAGTTTTTGGAAAAACAAGGAACAATTACGGGATACTGGCAAAAGGTTGAAGGTCGGGGACGACCTCGCCGGATGTATCAAATTCTGCCGGAACATCAACCCCAAGCCCAAGAATTAGCCGGACTTTGGTACGAATACACTTCTAGCCAAGGTAAACTACAAATCAATGAATAACCTTTAAAACTAGACTGACTTCATTTCCTATGACTCCCGTAATCCCTTCTACTTTTGTGTTGACTCTGTTAATGGTTATTGGCTTATTCTTTTTTGTTCGAGCTTCAACTAAAGATCGGATAGAACAGGAAAAACTGATTGCCGAACAGGAAGCAGACTCCTTGCTCACACAAATCCAGCAGCATTTTGCCTCCCGAGCCTATCGGATTACGGCGTTAAATCGGGAAGCCAATCAAATCACCTTTGAGGGGTTAGTCCGTCCCAGTTGGTTTTTAGCTATCTTCCTCACCCTATTAACCGCCGTGGGACTGTTATGTTTGGGGTTAGTCCTATCTATGGCTATGCCCAACCTAGGCAAACTGTTTTGGGGACTGGTGTTACTTTCGCCCCTGGCCGGTTGGTTCTATTGGAAAGGCTCCGGGCGTCCAGAACAGGTCTATCTCAAGCTAGATGCCGTCATTGATCAGGGTGAACAAACTCAAAGTTTGATTACCGTAACTGCCCACCGAGACGAACTGGCGACGCTCAAACAAGCCCTTAACCTAAAACCCTGCGAATAATTTTAGTTACCATCAGGTTCAAAACCGCAAACACGACAAGGATGCCAACGGTCTTGAATCTTTATTCAGGATATAATTGCCAAAATTAGAACAATTTTGATTCGTGGCACTGGGGTTGGGAGTAATTCCACCTTGCCAGTAAGAATAAAGAGAAATTCATCCCAACCAGCACCCAGAATCAACTGACTAATTTTTTTCCCTCGCGCCTGCCTTATCAGAGTTAAGGAGTGAAGCTCATGTTAATCATGGCTCTCATCAGGTGTCACGGCTCAAGAAAAGTTCTGGATTTGACATCCACCCCGCCGTAAACGGAAGGGGATTACTCACCACGCCACCTTTTCAGGATGGTCGCTGAATGGGGTTGACGCTTCGCAGACTGTTGCTACCTTGGCGGTAGTCTTACACGGTCTCCACGTCCGTTTTAAGTCTCGGAATGCCCTCCCGCGACTTAAGTTTAACCTCGTTCACTAAGTTAAACTTTTTGTTCGATTTGTTAATTAATGCGTTCAAGGAAAGTCGTCCTAGAAGGACGAGGTTTTAAACCCATTTTTCTGATAAAACCCTTTCACTAAGAAGATGGGATGTTGCAGACAACATCTCGATTTCAAACCCCCTTAGCTGGGGAAGCAGAGGAAACCAATGTGGCCTTCTCCACAAGCTGTTTTAAACTGGGGAATAAAAAGTGATTCTCCTCAACGTACTGGGCTCCAAATAGACCCTTTTCAGCCCAGAAGTATCGATCCGTGGTATGCTCATTTCGTTTTACAAGAAGCAAAGCCGGAGGAATAATTCCTTCAGCATGGATAAACTTACGAGCGGCCGTTACGGGTTTATCTTCGCCACTTGAAATGCTATATTGAGGCACACATTCTAAAATCCTACGTCCTTCTTGTCTGCGACGGCTTTTACGCTTACGTCTTCTAGCCAACTTGTTGACCTCCTTTTTAAGCAGGCGGGTTGTAAATATAGCTACAAAATCCGAGGGAATTATATCTGTTCTAGTTCAAAATATCAAGCTATTTTAATAGATTGACACAAATTGATAAAGAAGGGGATCAGGAGTAGGGGATCGGGAGGCAGGGGAGGCAGGGGGAGCAGGGGAGGTAAACCCTTTTTATTACCCATTACCAATTACCAATTACCTGTTGAATTCCATGCTCACAGCCAGTGCTGAATTTGTCCAACTGTGCCGCACCCAACTGTCGTTAACCGCGAGTTTGGGCGCTTCCTTGAGTGTAGTCTATTTAGCTGAGGCGTGGGTAGATGAAGAACATAAAAAATTGATTCCCATTGCCACCTATCCTGAAACATCCCCGGATGATTTGGATATTCCGGGTTTGATGGGTCTGCCCGAAACCTTAACCCCTATTTCACCCATGCTATTAACCACGGAAGTCACCGGGAAAACAAAAGTCTTAATGCCTGCGGTGGAAATGGATGATTTTTCGGAAACAGAAGTGGAAGCAGAAGCTCCTTGGCAACAACGGAGTCAAAAGGTTTTAGCATTAATTCAAGAGGATGTGGTTTTGGGATTTTTGGTGACTGGACGCAATGACCGACCCTGGAGCCCGGAGGAATATGCTCAACTCCAAGCGATTGCCCATACCTTAGCCCTTGGCTGTATTTTAGATCAACGCGCCCAATGGTTCCAGCAACAAATAGACCGACAACAACAACTGCAAGGGCAGCAAGCCGATACACTGCATAATATATTCCATCAACTTAAAAGCCCTTTAACGGCTGTTCGTACCTTTGGTAAATTATTATTAAAGCGACTATTACCCGAAGATAAAAATTATCCTATTGCTAATAGTATTTTAAGGGAGAGCGATCGGATTCAAGAATTATTAGCACAGGCGGATCAAACCTTAGAACAGACCCAAAGCTTCTTGAGTTTGCCTCTAACGGTGGAAGTTGCCACATCCACGGCCGAAACTTCCCTATTCTCGAATTCAGTCTTACCCTTGTTACCTGCTTGTGATCAACTTGAACCCCTATTATTGTCGGAGGTATTATCCCCTTTAATTGTATCGTCTGAGGCGATCGCCCAGGAACGACAATTGGAACTTGAAGTTGACATACCTGAAAACCTGCCCCCCATAAAAGGGAATGCTAAAGCTCTGCGGGAAGTTCTGAGTAATCTTCTCGATAATGCCTTAAAATATACTCCTGCTGGGGGAAAACTCTATATTCGAGTTCAACTGGCTTCTCCTTCCCCAGTCGGAGGAAAAACCCTAAACTCTCAAGTGGGTATTGGTATTAGTGATACTGGCCCAGGAATTCCCCCAGAAGATTTGGAGCATCTGTTTGAACGTCACTATCGCGGTGTTCAGGTTAATTCTGAAATTCCGGGGACGGGTTTGGGGTTAGCGATCGCTAAAGCCTTTGTACAACAGATGCAAGGAGAAATTCAAGTCTTCTCTCCTGTCCATCCGGCTTGGGTATCCGAGGATAGGGCTTGTACTGATAATACTTCGCCTGGAACGACATTTATAGTTTGGGTGCGGGTGGCAATCCCGGATCAAGAATTGAACTTAATTTGATAGAATCGTTCTTTCTCAACCAATCTTTCCCTCATCCCAAGGGATATTCAAACCTAGAGGGTAAAATCTTTTTTCCCCATTACCCATTACCCATTACCCATTACCTATTCCTCGCTATAAAAAAACATGACTTCATCCAGTAGCCCTGATAATAGTATTGATCAACCCATGACTCCCTCCACTGGATCAGAGGATAGTTTAAATAAGCCTATCCCTTATATTGTTCAGAAAGATATAACTGATCGTGCTATTGAGCGAAAAATCCTTTGTCGGGTGTTGAGTCAAGCCCATATTGATGTTTCAATTCGTTGGTCAACCGCCCATCTTTATATCGGGATTCCCAGTACAATTTTAGCTGCCATTGCTAGTGTACAAGCTATTAATAGTTTAGGGGGAGAGTATCAATTATTATCTGTAGTGATTGCGGTTTTAGTGGCAATTCTTGCCCCCTTATTGACTTTTTTAGATCCTAATGGTAGGGCTAATAATCATTTGAATGCTTCTAGGATTTATGAACAAATGGCAGATCAATATGACTCTTTTATTCTCAAATGTCGATTAGAACCCCGCTCTATTAAAGAAGAATTTGATGATTTAACTCAGCTTAATTTTACTTATAGTGAAAGTAAAAAGAACCTGCCTGCTTGTCCAGAATGGGCCTATCAAAAAGCGATAAATACTAATAATTCAGTACAAAAACTTATGCCAGGTGCTATAAAAAAAATTGAAAAGCAGTAAAAACAGTTATTCAGTAGAGACGTGCCATGGCAAGTCTCTACAAGTCTATAAACTTTTTAACTGATAACTGATAACTGATGACTGATTTAGATGGATTAGAAATTACCCCAGGAGAACTGAAACATTGGAGTGGGATTAACGAAAATTTGCTGTATAGACCAGGGACAGCTAAAAAACTTATTGGGGAAGGATTAAAAACCTTAGTCATTGCTGGATTATTATTAATTAGTTATTGGATTTGGAGTTTAATTTTTCCAGAACTTGCCTTAATTTTCATTATAATTTACTTAATCCTGATCATTTTATTAGTTCTTGAGGATATGATTAAAATTTGGCTAACCTTAAATCGTCCTCAGTGTGTTAAACTATTGAATCAAGTAGATAATTATAATAGTATTGTTAAAGCCTTAAACATTTATCATCAAATCGAAGCAACGGAACATCCCCAAGCAAAATTAGATAATCAAGATGCTATTATTCACGCTTTAAAATTAATTAGAATAGAATTAATCCGAGGATTAAAAATAGAACGAATCTTAAAAAAAAATAAAAAATTTATCGAGAAAAATCCAGAACTTTTTGATCTAAATTTCACATCCTTAACCGTATTACAAACTGAAAAACCGACAACAGAACAAGGAAGACTCCTGTATCAAGCCTTTGAAATAGCCTCCGAAGTTCATCAACTGTTAAAACAACTTCAGGATTAACAAAATTCCTATTAAGTGCTAGGCTTTTTTTAACATAGTCTTAACAAATTTTTATAGGAACTCCAATGCGACCTAAAATTATTGTTCTCGATGATGACCCCACAGGTTCTCAAACCGTCCATAGTTGCTTACTTCTGACCCAGTGGGATGTCGATACCCTGCGAACTGGACTGGCTGACCAATCTCCGATTTTCTTTATTCTAACCAATACCAGAGCCCTAACCCCAGACCAAGCCACCGCCGTCACCCGTGAAGTCACCCAAAATCTGAAACTAGCCCTCGCCGCCGAGTCCATCACCGACTTTCTGGTGGTCAGTCGTTCCGATTCTACCCTGCGAGGTCACTATCCCGTAGAAACCGATGTAATTGCGGATGAACTTGGCCCCTTTGATGCCCATTTTCTAGTTCCGGCTTTTTTTGAAGGCGGAAGAATTACCCGCAATAGTATTCATTATTTAATTATTGATGGTGTAGAAACCCCGGTTCATTTAACCGAATTTGCTAAGGATTCTGTTTTCGCTTATCAACATAGTTATTTACCCGATTATGTCACCGAAAAAACCAAAGGTTTGATTCCTTCGGAAAAAGTAGAACAATTTTTGTTATCGGATATGCGGGTAGGAACTTTACCTCGGTTAATGGATTTAACCGGGAATCAATGTGTGGTGGTTGATGGGGAAAATCAAGGAGATTTTGATCAATTTGCCTCGGATATTATTACCGCAGCTAGTCAGGGAAAACGCTTTTTGTTCCGCAGTGCGGCGAGTATTTTAACCTCTTTAGCTGCTTTAGGAAAGCAACCGATTCCCGCCGAAGAAATGGCAAAATATACCCGAAATGGTAAACCGGGTGTGGTGATTATGGGTTCCTATGTTAAGAAATCTACCCAACAATTAGAACAACTATTACAAGCACCTGGAATAGTCGGAATTGAGGTAGATGTTTCCCATTTATTAGAAGAAAGTGAGACTCAAAGACAGGAATTATTACAACAAATTTTAGACCAAATTTATGCTATTCATAATGCAGGTCAAACCCCGGTTATTTATACCAGTCGTCAAGAATTACAATTTGATACGGTAGAAATTAGGTTAGCCTTTGGGAGTAAAGTTTCAGACTTACTGATGGATATTGTCAGAGGTTTACCGCCGGATATTGGATTTTTAATTAGTAAAGGTGGAATTACTTCTAATGATGTTTTGAGTAAAGGATTATCATTAAAAACAGCCCGATTA includes:
- a CDS encoding peptidase S1 and S6, chymotrypsin/Hap translates to MSTYFSVIAPQPRIAVPTSDPYNPDYIVQPGTGLDGVVKIQDIHGRSCTGSLLITGNHILTAAHCVTDKLGQPDYSSPSEYTVYFNLPSGQIAIPVSQIYIYPDWNHDFNFNNDIAILELAKPAPQEANRYEIYTRFDEVGQVMQKVGYGVPATGNSGQNSYSDPVPTKRIGKNRYDALGELFNSTPYHYNNQPGKQLVYDFDNGLAQNDAFGKEFGINDLGLGAEEINISPGDSGGPGFIDGKIASLTSTGFTPAMSGIDVTNKLDESFGEYASDIRVSVYADWINQIINPFPYNGNDNIIGTINNDFLYGYQGDDTIKGLEGDDNIFGGKGSDDLYGDEGNDTLYGNLGFDIIWGGLGNDFLAGGQDYDYLYGEAGNDTLTGDLGTDYLTGGTGSDLFILSLVTSGSDELLADSIMDFEPGIDKIGLTQGLTEANLILEPSTSSSSDTVIRVVGSNQVLGTVYDISPQQLRGYFISV
- a CDS encoding auxin efflux carrier, translated to MSNSISQLLTLYQWLVGGILIGWILGRKLPEIVPYYLGKILYWGVVPIAIIAFLRKADLSGSIWIAPLVAWAAIFLGAGLAGIGLYWQSRTPKWDILPQSLPGQGSFLLAAMVGNTGYIGFPVSLALVGPKYFGWAIFYDGLGTVIGAYGLGVALAARFGMGRQDPWQLVGVSLTNPALISMVIGLMVRNIPLPNPMEQGLRGIAWGSVALTLVLMGMRLSQLNSWHHFRPASVSLAIKMLIVPLVLGYGLTLLGLKGSPLLVLVLQMATPPAFATLVLAEAFNLDRELAVTNLAMGSTLLLLTLPLWLFLFGS
- a CDS encoding putative carboxypeptidase; this encodes MKNSSLPKQAQTLADGVTEDIPEAIRDIPSLPVVSSGSSGKPGLFWKMLGLAVVAFCTALVMNYQFGILAPRSDIPVAQTPISVVTPSPSASLSSTPPPTSSPTPTPTLTLPETLLGHLPYQEAPESELKSITADGGHRLRKAAAKAYQEMEQDARASGVSLVPISTFRSVKDQETIFFEIKAQRGQMATKRAEVSAPPGYSEHHTGYAIDIGDGGRPSTDLNVSFEETPAFQWLKDHAAFHSFELSFPKDNPQGVSYEPWHWRFVGDRDSLETFYKARNRKEN
- the pex gene encoding Pex protein produces the protein MTFEQIYQFFQEPPPIYLNKELAVCYILSVFLQRDSYGTELIEQLEQEYSNYRLSDTVLYSALKFLEKQGTITGYWQKVEGRGRPRRMYQILPEHQPQAQELAGLWYEYTSSQGKLQINE
- a CDS encoding two-component sensor histidine kinase, whose translation is MLTASAEFVQLCRTQLSLTASLGASLSVVYLAEAWVDEEHKKLIPIATYPETSPDDLDIPGLMGLPETLTPISPMLLTTEVTGKTKVLMPAVEMDDFSETEVEAEAPWQQRSQKVLALIQEDVVLGFLVTGRNDRPWSPEEYAQLQAIAHTLALGCILDQRAQWFQQQIDRQQQLQGQQADTLHNIFHQLKSPLTAVRTFGKLLLKRLLPEDKNYPIANSILRESDRIQELLAQADQTLEQTQSFLSLPLTVEVATSTAETSLFSNSVLPLLPACDQLEPLLLSEVLSPLIVSSEAIAQERQLELEVDIPENLPPIKGNAKALREVLSNLLDNALKYTPAGGKLYIRVQLASPSPVGGKTLNSQVGIGISDTGPGIPPEDLEHLFERHYRGVQVNSEIPGTGLGLAIAKAFVQQMQGEIQVFSPVHPAWVSEDRACTDNTSPGTTFIVWVRVAIPDQELNLI